A window of the Lactuca sativa cultivar Salinas chromosome 7, Lsat_Salinas_v11, whole genome shotgun sequence genome harbors these coding sequences:
- the LOC111912864 gene encoding uncharacterized protein LOC111912864: MANSCNSATYMESQCVIQPRRLKDFLQDQNLPFPRSRSCSRKSTISVFFHAAVSSVKSSSILRRSISRRFSKSTRINRNKSSSGLPEPTMARTTSVTVKDILRWRSFRDLADPEENNVPLPSEVIVESDSPSRCTTTTATTTSAGTPRSSWCDSDFTVGDSPVWCRGFSGDIEKNFHINVAGGERLRQNSRDPKNQIVHEEEEEEEEEEEQFSPISVLDFSQEHEETFSSFHQVLANMERRNTMLKQRIQDFENLIEVEDGCLVNRNIELDDVESFRVEEKAIQLMEHVKTTSSIEECDESVDDLLLDFFRDELITNKGVKNNSEFESKVIRMAKCWVRGEDDGSLEWEMEGRREVCIQEMNKRGEWKDFEEEQKEIGIEIAKILFDNLLNELSMDLLNV; the protein is encoded by the exons ATGGCTAATTCCTGTAATTCTGCCACATACATGGAATCACAATGTGTAATTCAACCTCGCAGACTCAAAGACTTTCTACAAGACCAAAACCTACCATTCCCTCGTTCTCGCTCTTGCTCTCGCAAATCCACAATCTCCGTCTTCTTCCACGCCGCCGTCTCCTCCGTCAAATCCTCCTCCATTTTACGCCGTAGCATCTCCCGTCGTTTCTCCAAGTCTACACGGATCAACAGAAACAAATCATCATCAGGTCTACCGGAGCCCACGATGGCGAGAACGACGTCTGTGACTGTCAAGGATATATTAAGGTGGAGATCGTTTCGTGATTTGGCGGATCCGGAGGAGAATAATGTTCCTCTGCCATCGGAAGTTATTGTGGAGTCCGATTCTCCTTCTCGATGTACAACTACAACCGCTACCACAACTTCCGCTGGAACGCCGAGGAGTAGCTGGTGTGATAGTGATTTTACTGTCGGTGATTCACCGGTATGGTGCCGTGGATTTTCCGGTGATATTGAGAAGAATTTCCACATTAATGTAGCTGGCGGCGAAAGGCTCCGTCAGAACTCCAGAGATCCAaag AATCAAATCGtacatgaagaagaagaagaagaagaagaagaggaggaacaaTTTAGCCCAATTTCAGTCCTTGATTTTTCACAAGAACATGAAGAAACCTTCTCTTCGTTTCATCAAGTCCTTGCAAACATGGAAA GACGAAACACGATGCTTAAGCAACGTATTCAAGACTTCGAGAATCTGATTGAGGTGGAGGATGGTTGTTTAGTGAACAGAAATATCGAATTAGATGATGTTGAATCATTTAGAGTAGAAGAAAAGGCAATCCAATTAATGGAGCATGTGAAAACAACAAGCTCAATTGAAGAGTGTGATGAGAGTGTGGATGATTTGTTACTAGATTTCTTTAGGGATGAATTGATCACGAATAAGGGAGTGAAAAACAATAGTGAATTTGAGTCTAAGGTTATAAGGATGGCAAAATGTTGGGTGAGAGGTGAAGATGACGGATCTTTGGAGTGGGAAATGGAGGGTAGGAGAGAAGTGTGCATTCAAGAAATGAACAAAAGAGGGGAATGGAAAGATTTTGAAGAGGAACAAAAGGAAATTGGCATCGAGATTGCAAAAATCTTGTTTGATAATCTCTTAAACGAGTTATCAATGGATCTTCTTAATGTTTAG